Proteins from a single region of Juglans microcarpa x Juglans regia isolate MS1-56 chromosome 5S, Jm3101_v1.0, whole genome shotgun sequence:
- the LOC121267985 gene encoding glutamate receptor 2.9-like, giving the protein MSVVLFFLLLIFSINGAEAQTKVTGIGILIDSNARIGKEEKVAMKIAAQNYNNHSNTHKVTLQVLDSLRVTSSAAEKMIRKKRIKVMIGMHTWPEAALVADVAGQAHVPIISFAAPTINPPLMPLRWPFLIQMAKNGSQQIKCIADIVRAYNWQRVIAISEDGSYGTDSGMFVLLSGALQTVGSEMEYHSVLPPISSVSDPERVVQEELIMLTKKKSRVFVVLHSSLEMVTYLFREAKQMGLVGRDSVWIISDSIMNLLDSVNNSVISSMEGALGIKTYDSEKVGNSEYQDFYAQFRKIFRTEYPEEDNSGPGIYALRAYDSIRLVTKAIGRMANNTSSSPKILLDNMLSSNFSGLSGRIHFKAGQLSESPVFRIGMVGKRYKEIDLWTPDFGFSMSPFVDKYEEKICHGSFFYTAKSLVIPERNQTGWEMPTDSKPLKLKIGVPGGTTFKTFVKVEYGEKPNQNKYDGFCIHVFNKARDLLEYHLPYEFETHRGTYDDLLYLVHNKTYDAVVGDFTILSDRLQYVDFTVPYTESSLVLIVPAKSERFEFMFIEPFTWGLWVVTGAILMYTMFTVWFLEHQSNPEFSGPWKNQISTALWFTFSSLFFAHREKINRNDTRLVILVWLFVVMILTSSYTASLSSMLTVQQLRSNRIS; this is encoded by the exons ATGTCTGTAGTActgttctttcttcttcttatctTCTCCATTAATGGAGCTGAAGCCCAAACCAAAGTTACGGGTATCGGTATACTCATTGATTCTAATGCCCGTAttgggaaagaagagaaagtAGCCATGAAAATTGCAGCTCAAAACTACAACAACCATTCAAACACTCACAAAGTCACTCTTCAGGTACTAGACTCCCTTAGGGTCACTTCTTCTGCCG CAGAGAAGATGATTAGGAAGAAAAGGATAAAAGTGATGATTGGCATGCACACGTGGCCAGAAGCAGCTCTTGTAGCCGATGTTGCGGGGCAAGCTCATGTTCCGATCATTTCGTTCGCAGCACCAACCATCAACCCTCCTCTAATGCCACTTCGTTGGCCTTTCTTGATACAAATGGCTAAAAATGGTTCTCAACAGATCAAATGCATTGCAGATATTGTTCGTGCGTACAATTGGCAAAGGGTCATTGCAATTTCTGAAGATGGATCTTATGGCACTGACTCCGGCATGTTTGTACTTTTGTCCGGTGCTCTACAAACTGTTGGTTCTGAGATGGAGTACCATTCAGTTCTCCCACCAATTTCTTCTGTGTCTGATCCGGAAAGGGTTGTCCAAGAAGAGCTTATTATGCtaacgaaaaaaaaatctcgTGTTTTTGTCGTCCTTCATTCATCACTAGAGATGGTAACTTATTTGTTCAGAGAAGCTAAGCAGATGGGACTAGTCGGGAGAGACTCGGTTTGGATAATTTCAGACAGCATTATGAATCTGCTAGACTCTGTCAACAACTCCGTTATTTCATCTATGGAAGGCGCGTTGGGAATCAAGACCTACGACTCCGAGAAGGTTGGCAATTCTGAGTATCAAGATTTTTATGCCCAATTCCGGAAAATATTCAGAACCGAATATCCAGAGGAAGATAACTCCGGCCCTGGAATCTATGCTCTACGAGCATATGATAGCATTAGGCTTGTCACAAAAGCGATAGGGAGAATGGCTAATAACACAAGTAGTAGTCCAAAGATATTGTTAGACAATATGTTATCAAGCAATTTCTCTGGTCTAAGTGGTAGAATACATTTTAAAGCAGGGCAACTCTCTGAAAGTCCTGTATTTCGGATTGGCATGGTTGGGAAGAGATACAAAGAAATAGACCTCTGGACACCAGATTTCGGCTTCTCAATGAGCCCTTTTGTTGATAAATATGAAGAGAAAATTTGCCATGGTAGCTTTTTTTATACGGCAAAGTCTTTGGTCATTCCAGAACGGAATCAAACAGGTTGGGAAATGCCTACTGATTCAAAGccattgaaattgaaaatcGGAGTTCCAGGTGGAACCACGTTTAAGACATTTGTGAAGGTTGAGTACGGGGAAAAACcgaatcaaaataaatatgatggCTTTTGCATTCATGTTTTCAACAAGGCGCGAGACCTATTAGAATATCATCTACCTTATGAATTTGAGACACACAGGGGCACCTACGATGATCTGCTTTATCTTGTCCATAATAAG ACTTATGATGCTGTCGTTGGCGACTTCACCATACTATCCGACAGACTGCAGTACGTTGATTTTACTGTTCCATATACTGAATCAAGTTTGGTACTGATAGTTCCAGCAAAATCCGAGAGGTTCGAATTTATGTTTATAGAGCCTTTCACTTGGGGATTGTGGGTAGTCACTGGTGCCATTTTGATGTACACAATGTTCACAGTTTGGTTCCTGGAGCACCAATCCAACCCAGAATTTAGTGGCCCATGGAAGAATCAGATCAGTACTGCACTTTGGTTTACCTTCTCCTCTCTGTTCTTTGCCCATA GGGAGAAAATCAACAGAAATGACACACGTTTGGTGATTCTGGTGTGGCTCTTTGTAGTGATGATCCTAACCTCGAGCTACACTGCCAGTTTGTCTTCAATGCTCACCGTGCAACAACTACGATCAAAT AGAATATCGTGA